The Candidatus Neomarinimicrobiota bacterium sequence CTTAACAAAACGACCCAATTCCGGAACATTCTATATCCCTTCACGCATACCTGATGGTCCTGTCTGTTCTATCTTTAATATGAGTTAATTGAGAGTAATTTCTGTCAACACTATTCAGGGATGGTCAACTCGCTACTCGCTACTCGTCACTATTTAGTCGGCAGTGGACAGTCGGCTACCCACTGCTCGCTTACATCATTCTCTTCAACTCACGGATAAGTGCTCTGTACCACTCTTCCGGATGATGTCCTCCGGGAAAATAATGCACAACAGAATTATCGGGGTATCCGGCTTTCAAAGCTCTTGTCGTTATATCCGCTTCATTCAGGTCATATAATCCTGTAGAGATGAATAAGGTAAAATCGGGGTTTTTGTCGTCCGGGAAAACGGGCATATCCAGGGGAGAAAAGAGCAGATAATTCTTCCACAGGGTGTTATCGATAATCATCCTGTCTGTTTCGCCGCTCCAGGCACAAAGCATTCGGTACTCCGGTTTTTTCAAACTTCTGTACCGTTCATCCACCATATAAACCAGTTCTTTCAAGGGTTCTTTTCCTGGAAAAACAACGATGGCAGGAGGAATTGCTCCGCTGAGCATCAGATTTTCCATGAGTGTCCGGATGATGAAAATATTCTGATATGAATTGAGGATATAAAGGGTTCTGTAGCGGGATGAAGCCTGATGATATCCCGGAGGAAGAATCAGGCGAATTCTGTTGCCATTATCTGATATAAACTCATCGATAGCAGATTGAAATGCAAGGGGTGGTTTTGTGATTTCAAAAGCAGGACTCCGGTCCGGCATCGTCAGCACGGAATGGGAAAAGTAGCCGTTTCCTGTATAACGCGGATTAAGATAATCCCTTTCAACTTGATTTCCCATCCGATACAGGTATTCAATACGGGCTTCCCGGTGAAGAATTGTTTGATAAAAATGGATATGGGTTTTTGGAATCTGCTTCATCCGGCTTTTAGGGGATGTGTCCCAACCGGTTTTATCAGATAACAGGTAAACCGGTTTATCATCCGACGGTTCGAACCAGAAAAAAGTCGCCAGGGAATCAACGATTAAAGGCATGGGATTACGGGTAACAAAGGCTTCAAAAGCCTCTGCGACAACGTCGGGGACAGATGATTGCCTGATTTTTCGCATCCAATCCGCATATACGGATGATTCAGGAAAGATGGGATAATCGACTGATTTGTGATTTTGCCCCTGTTTCAAGTCCGGCAGAATGATCACTCTGCGATCATAAACAAACCAGGGTTCGGGAAACAGAGAAACCTTGTTAATAAAATCCGCCAGTGCCTTCGGATCAGCATTATTCCCGGCAACAACAACTTCATGATACCCATCTTTTACTCCTGAAGGAATCAGGGTAAAAAGGAAACGTCCGTGAATATCTACTGATTGGTCTCCAATCATTGCCGTATCGCCGTTGAAGATAAAATGTGTCAAAGCAGCTGCCAGGGAATCCTCCGCCTGCAAAAACCAGGTCCCCGGTTTTTCAGACGATAACAACGGAACAGTTTTTATCGGCAGCTCCCCCCTTTCGATGAGTGTGTGTGCCGTATCCTTCTGAACAGGAAAATTATCAGAGCAATAAAGTTGCCAGACATCCGTTTTACGAATCTGTTCATTACGGTAATTCCGGGTCCAATCCTGTAAAGTCAATTGCAGAGTCTTTTCATTCAAATCCGGTGTGCAGGCCGTAAAAAGTATGAGCACTGTGATGAGGTGTAAGACTTTTTTTTGTTCTGTCATCATTTTTACATTTCGTCGTTACGGTTATTCAGGATTTTTTTCATTTTTTTATGCCGGATCCCCGCATCCATAAAAACATTGCCAAAGGGAGTGTAGCCGGCTTTCTCATAAAAAGGAAGCGCCTGCACCTGGGCATCCAGTTCCACACTCTTGAGCCCCTTCTCCATGGCCTTTTTTTCCAGCACTTCCATCATGAGGAGACCGAAACCCCGTCCCCGATAGGTTTTCAACACGGCAATTCTGCCAATATGTCCATCGGGAATCAATCGGCCGGTTGCCACCGGTTTATAAAATCCATCTCCGGTTTTCAAGTAAAGCAGAATGTGAAGTGAAACGGGGTCAAAACGGTCCAGTTCTTCTTCCGCGGGAACCTTCTGTTCTTCAACAAACACCTTAAAACGTATGTTTTTTATTACTCGCCGGGCTGCATGTTCCTGCCAGCGATGGAGTGTAATTTTTGTTTCATCCATTCAATTTCAGGGACTTAATGTTGACATATTCATTTGAAGCAGGTATAATCACAGAAAAAATATAC is a genomic window containing:
- a CDS encoding GNAT family N-acetyltransferase, giving the protein MDETKITLHRWQEHAARRVIKNIRFKVFVEEQKVPAEEELDRFDPVSLHILLYLKTGDGFYKPVATGRLIPDGHIGRIAVLKTYRGRGFGLLMMEVLEKKAMEKGLKSVELDAQVQALPFYEKAGYTPFGNVFMDAGIRHKKMKKILNNRNDEM